Proteins from one Streptomyces sp. NBC_00289 genomic window:
- a CDS encoding aldo/keto reductase: MPFARLSSATTPTCHLGLGLAAVGRPGYINLGRERDLPADRSVGALRARTHELLDAAYAQGVRYFDVARSYGRSEEFLADWLNARSEIEDVVVGSKWGYTYTAGWSTDAERHEVKDHSAETYERQRAETAELLGDRLDLYQIHSVTPDSPALTDKELHAKLAEAAARGLSIGFSTSGPAQADAIRAALAVTVDGEPLFRTVQSTFNALETSAGPALAEAHDAGLTVIVKEGMANGRLAGPQAPDALKAVAEETSLGCDAVALALILREPWAGVVLSGAATTGQLASNLHAAVVDLDEDQAARLAALAEDPRAYWERRGSLPWH, from the coding sequence ATGCCCTTCGCCCGACTTTCCTCAGCGACGACTCCCACCTGCCATCTCGGCCTGGGGCTCGCCGCGGTCGGCCGACCCGGCTACATCAACCTCGGCCGTGAGCGGGACCTCCCGGCCGACCGCAGCGTCGGCGCCCTGCGCGCCCGCACCCACGAACTCCTCGACGCCGCCTACGCCCAGGGCGTCCGCTACTTCGACGTGGCCCGCTCCTACGGTCGTTCGGAGGAGTTTCTCGCCGACTGGCTGAACGCCCGCTCCGAGATCGAGGACGTCGTCGTCGGCAGCAAATGGGGCTACACCTACACCGCGGGCTGGTCCACCGACGCCGAGCGGCACGAGGTCAAGGACCACAGCGCCGAGACGTACGAAAGGCAGCGCGCCGAGACGGCGGAACTGCTCGGCGACCGGCTGGACCTCTACCAGATCCACTCGGTGACCCCGGACAGCCCGGCGCTCACCGACAAGGAACTGCACGCCAAGCTGGCGGAAGCGGCCGCGCGGGGCCTGAGCATCGGGTTCTCCACCAGCGGCCCCGCACAGGCCGACGCCATCCGTGCCGCCCTCGCCGTGACGGTCGACGGCGAGCCCCTCTTCCGTACCGTCCAGTCGACGTTCAACGCCCTGGAGACCTCGGCGGGGCCCGCCCTCGCCGAGGCCCACGACGCCGGCCTCACCGTGATCGTCAAGGAGGGCATGGCCAACGGGCGCCTCGCCGGCCCGCAGGCGCCCGACGCCCTGAAGGCGGTGGCCGAGGAGACCTCCCTGGGCTGCGACGCGGTCGCCCTCGCCCTGATCCTGCGCGAACCCTGGGCCGGCGTCGTGCTCTCCGGCGCCGCCACCACCGGCCAGCTCGCCTCCAACCTGCACGCGGCGGTGGTCGACCTCGACGAGGACCAGGCCGCCCGGCTCGCCGCGCTGGCCGAGGACCCGCGCGCCTACTGGGAGCGGCGCGGCAGTCTGCCCTGGCACTGA
- a CDS encoding TetR/AcrR family transcriptional regulator gives MAVDRDHVLRTSAALLTRKSTATMDEVAKAAGISRATLHRHFAGRDALVRALESLGIAECEAAVAAARLDDGPAQEALRRFLKELEPAAGLLAFLYTENQLFEGEEQNEGWARLDTRISDLFRRGQTSGEFRIDLTPAWLTEALYGLMASGAWAVAEGRVARKDFTHMIAELLLGGALRREEP, from the coding sequence ATGGCTGTCGATCGTGACCACGTGCTGCGCACCTCCGCGGCCCTGCTGACCCGCAAATCCACCGCGACCATGGACGAGGTCGCGAAGGCCGCCGGGATCAGCCGGGCCACACTGCACCGCCACTTCGCCGGACGCGACGCGCTCGTACGGGCGCTGGAGTCGCTCGGCATCGCCGAGTGCGAGGCCGCGGTGGCCGCCGCCCGGCTCGACGACGGCCCGGCCCAGGAGGCCCTGCGCAGGTTCCTGAAGGAACTCGAACCCGCCGCCGGACTGCTCGCCTTCCTCTACACCGAGAACCAGCTGTTCGAGGGCGAGGAGCAGAACGAGGGCTGGGCCCGCCTGGACACCCGTATCTCCGACCTGTTCCGGCGCGGCCAGACGAGCGGCGAGTTCCGCATCGACCTCACCCCGGCCTGGCTCACCGAGGCGCTCTACGGCCTGATGGCCTCCGGCGCCTGGGCGGTCGCGGAGGGCCGCGTCGCCCGCAAGGACTTCACCCACATGATCGCCGAGCTGCTGCTCGGCGGCGCACTGCGAAGAGAGGAACCATGA